Proteins encoded by one window of Streptacidiphilus sp. PB12-B1b:
- a CDS encoding TauD/TfdA family dioxygenase, with protein sequence MAKEFTIPEFTIPGAAVPALLERGIEADTPLDKWPTEAFRTTSTEIQELADGILAAVRGQAGGVVVRVAPEGLSDHDLSTLYWNFFGALFRAVPQYSSGELIYPVEVQASAAETSHYSNSNKAGNYHTDGTLLPQLPDVAFLFGLSAATGGGETLLMDVDGLVEQLARIDPAHVAELSRPVPFDVKDQMAGVRIKRQPVLTSTPDGYELRYVRLYIEQAFAAENTPVPTELQAAMDAFDEVSAAAAVTAEAVLLERGVGLLWDNRRMLHGRRPFQETHSSRRLRRVYGVLGEGRAE encoded by the coding sequence ATGGCAAAGGAATTCACGATCCCGGAGTTCACGATCCCCGGCGCGGCCGTCCCGGCGCTGCTGGAGCGGGGCATCGAAGCGGACACCCCCCTGGACAAATGGCCGACCGAGGCGTTCCGGACGACCAGCACGGAGATCCAGGAGCTGGCCGACGGGATACTCGCGGCCGTCCGCGGGCAGGCGGGCGGCGTCGTCGTGCGGGTCGCCCCCGAGGGGCTCAGCGACCACGACCTCTCCACCCTCTACTGGAACTTCTTCGGGGCGCTCTTCCGCGCGGTCCCGCAGTACAGCTCCGGCGAGCTGATCTACCCGGTCGAGGTCCAGGCGTCGGCCGCGGAGACCAGCCACTACTCGAACTCCAACAAGGCGGGCAACTACCACACCGACGGCACCCTGTTGCCGCAACTGCCCGACGTCGCCTTCCTGTTCGGCCTGTCCGCGGCGACCGGCGGGGGAGAGACGCTGCTGATGGACGTCGACGGCCTGGTCGAGCAGCTCGCCCGGATCGACCCGGCGCACGTCGCCGAGCTGAGCCGGCCGGTGCCGTTCGACGTGAAGGACCAGATGGCGGGTGTCAGGATCAAGCGGCAGCCGGTGCTCACCAGCACGCCCGACGGCTACGAGCTGCGCTACGTCCGCCTGTACATCGAACAGGCGTTCGCCGCCGAGAACACCCCGGTGCCGACGGAACTCCAGGCCGCCATGGACGCGTTCGACGAGGTCTCCGCCGCCGCGGCGGTCACCGCGGAGGCCGTGCTGCTGGAACGCGGCGTCGGCCTGCTGTGGGACAACCGGCGGATGCTGCACGGCCGTCGGCCGTTCCAGGAGACCCACTCCAGCCGCCGGCTGCGCCGGGTCTACGGCGTGCTGGGCGAGGGACGAGCCGAGTGA
- a CDS encoding ATP-grasp domain-containing protein, whose protein sequence is MTSPLSGKPAVVLMDPCGPSMGFKPQAAERGLAVISVYTMPREHVQSRWPDHTTGDTVSIYAAEPDRIRAELAELGADIRAVVPASDVSVDQADTLAEEFGLPGNGARLAVARRDKSVMRETAARAGIRIPRYALVEDAADIPDAARAVGFPAFLKQTTGGSSHGVRLLSGPEDVEDLSTLHQTDHFGRPVQGWLVEQYVRGRELGVNFLSHNGEHHIVDIWEYRQPDDRDYAFPYWDWAQIPQDDPDWQTAVDYVRPVLDAFGVRLGPSHTEIKVSDGDAYLIELGARLPAYPMIDAWIAHSDLDPHGQTLACRLGEVPKIAAAPVRHHSFCGANAIRNDGPAGRLVEIRGLDKVEQLPGVDKLVVGPRPGDTVPTTGSIKTIPVRVSVSAPDHPTLVERLTAVREAVDIVLEPVR, encoded by the coding sequence ATGACCAGCCCGCTGAGCGGCAAGCCCGCTGTCGTGCTCATGGACCCCTGCGGGCCGAGCATGGGTTTCAAACCCCAGGCCGCCGAGCGCGGGTTGGCCGTGATCTCCGTCTACACCATGCCCCGTGAGCACGTCCAGAGCCGTTGGCCGGACCACACCACGGGCGACACGGTCAGCATCTACGCGGCGGAGCCGGACCGGATCCGGGCCGAACTCGCCGAGCTGGGCGCCGACATCCGCGCGGTGGTGCCCGCCTCCGACGTGTCCGTGGACCAGGCGGACACGCTGGCCGAGGAGTTCGGGCTGCCCGGCAACGGCGCCCGGCTCGCCGTCGCCCGCCGGGACAAGTCGGTGATGCGGGAGACGGCCGCGCGGGCGGGGATCCGCATCCCCCGGTACGCGCTGGTCGAGGACGCGGCCGACATCCCCGATGCCGCGCGCGCCGTCGGCTTCCCCGCCTTCCTCAAGCAGACGACCGGGGGCTCGTCGCACGGCGTCCGGCTGCTGAGCGGCCCCGAGGACGTCGAGGACCTCTCGACCCTGCACCAGACCGACCACTTCGGCCGGCCGGTCCAGGGCTGGCTGGTCGAGCAGTACGTGCGCGGCCGTGAACTGGGCGTCAACTTCTTGTCGCACAACGGCGAGCACCACATCGTGGACATCTGGGAGTACCGGCAGCCCGACGACCGGGACTACGCGTTCCCCTACTGGGACTGGGCGCAGATCCCGCAGGACGACCCCGACTGGCAGACGGCCGTCGACTACGTGCGGCCGGTGCTGGACGCGTTCGGCGTGCGCCTGGGCCCCAGCCACACCGAGATCAAGGTCTCGGACGGCGACGCCTACCTCATCGAGCTGGGCGCCCGGCTGCCCGCCTACCCCATGATCGACGCGTGGATCGCGCACAGCGACCTCGACCCGCACGGCCAGACCCTGGCCTGCCGGCTGGGCGAGGTGCCGAAGATCGCGGCCGCGCCGGTGCGGCACCACAGCTTCTGCGGCGCCAACGCCATCCGCAACGACGGTCCGGCCGGTCGGCTGGTGGAGATCCGCGGACTGGACAAGGTGGAGCAACTGCCCGGCGTGGACAAGCTGGTGGTGGGCCCCCGGCCGGGCGACACGGTGCCCACGACCGGCAGCATCAAGACCATTCCGGTGCGGGTGAGCGTCTCGGCGCCGGACCACCCGACCCTGGTCGAGCGGCTCACCGCGGTCCGCGAGGCCGTGGACATCGTGCTGGAACCGGTCCGCTGA
- the ectB gene encoding diaminobutyrate--2-oxoglutarate transaminase: protein MTIFTELESEVRGYSRLWPVVFDRAQGSRLYAEDGTAYLDFFAGAGALNYGHNNPLLKQVLLDYIRRDGVSHALDMFTVARQDFLQTLNDLVLVPRGLDYKVVLPGPGGANAIEAALKLARRVTGRQTVVSFTDSFHGMTLGALAVSGNAAKRAAAGVPLTYAHPLPYDGYQDGAEPGPRYLDRLLSDAGSGLDRPAAVVVETVQGEGGLHAAGPQWLRDLAEVCKRHEVLLIVDDVQMGCGRTGPFFSFEDAGITPDMVCLSKSIGGYGLPLALTLIRPELDVWKPGEHSGTFRGVSSSFVTGAQALRSYWSDGTLEKSTRERGERVTAALTELAGSDPEFEVRGRGLAAGLRLRTPGLAHQVCVAAFERGLLVETSGAQSDVVKLLPPLTLGDDELDEGLDIIRASVDAVLARAR, encoded by the coding sequence ATGACGATTTTCACCGAGCTGGAATCCGAGGTGCGCGGCTACAGCCGGCTGTGGCCGGTGGTGTTCGACCGGGCCCAAGGCAGCCGGCTGTACGCCGAGGACGGCACGGCCTACCTCGATTTCTTCGCCGGTGCGGGCGCCCTCAACTACGGGCACAACAACCCGCTGCTCAAACAGGTGCTGCTGGACTACATCCGGCGGGACGGGGTCTCGCACGCGCTGGACATGTTCACCGTGGCGCGGCAGGACTTCCTGCAGACGTTGAACGACCTCGTGCTCGTCCCGCGCGGGCTGGACTACAAGGTGGTGCTCCCCGGCCCGGGCGGCGCCAACGCGATCGAGGCGGCGCTGAAGCTCGCCCGCCGGGTCACCGGCCGCCAGACGGTGGTGAGCTTCACCGACTCCTTCCACGGGATGACCCTGGGGGCGCTGGCGGTCAGCGGCAACGCGGCCAAGCGCGCCGCCGCCGGGGTGCCGCTGACCTACGCCCATCCGCTGCCGTATGACGGGTACCAGGACGGCGCCGAGCCGGGCCCGCGCTATCTGGACCGGCTGCTGTCCGATGCGGGCAGCGGGCTGGACCGGCCCGCGGCCGTCGTCGTGGAGACCGTGCAGGGCGAGGGCGGGCTGCACGCGGCCGGTCCGCAGTGGCTGCGCGACCTCGCCGAGGTCTGCAAGCGGCACGAGGTGCTGCTCATCGTGGACGACGTGCAGATGGGCTGCGGCCGCACCGGGCCGTTCTTCAGCTTCGAGGACGCCGGGATCACCCCCGACATGGTCTGCCTGTCCAAGTCCATCGGCGGCTACGGCCTCCCGCTGGCCCTCACCCTCATCCGGCCGGAGCTGGACGTCTGGAAGCCGGGCGAGCACAGCGGTACCTTCCGCGGCGTGAGTTCGTCCTTCGTCACCGGGGCGCAGGCGCTGCGCTCCTACTGGAGCGACGGCACGCTGGAGAAGTCCACCCGCGAGCGCGGCGAGCGGGTCACCGCGGCGCTGACCGAACTGGCGGGCTCCGACCCGGAGTTCGAGGTGCGCGGTCGGGGCCTGGCGGCCGGGCTGCGGCTGCGCACCCCGGGCCTGGCGCACCAGGTGTGCGTCGCGGCGTTCGAACGCGGGCTGCTGGTGGAGACCTCCGGCGCGCAGAGCGACGTGGTGAAGCTGCTGCCCCCGCTGACCCTCGGCGACGACGAACTGGACGAGGGGCTGGACATCATCCGGGCCTCGGTGGACGCCGTGCTCGCGCGGGCCAGGTAG
- a CDS encoding MFS transporter encodes MRFLSPYRELFSLPRFGSSLFAAVAAKLRPGISSLALLLEVAHYRGFDQAAVVVSVSALAGATLPLRGRLVDRYGYPLVLAPALVAYLVTLAVLVLNESTRGPFAVTLVSAFLSGLSAPPIQIVTRLMWGTLTTGTLRTTVLSLDAMLTDVGFIVGPTIAAFLVVVVAPWAGLAASALLCACSTLLLLSRRPPKPPKRESSEKRHWLGPLGNQVLRRTMAAAVSFFLGVRAIELAFPAWAQQHHAPLMSGVLLSCMSVGSVGGGLIRGALPERWSAKATLPVTLVVLCLGTLLVAAASFSWTAVLIAAAAVMGIALGPSFVALWVMASDLSPADMSAETLSWISSCMSLGGSVGAAVGSVVAAAAGPASLLVVSAVALATASWLAHLAIAARPAADQLPGVDVHQAVKAGEP; translated from the coding sequence ATGAGGTTCTTGTCCCCGTACCGGGAGCTGTTCTCCCTGCCGAGATTCGGCTCGTCCCTGTTCGCGGCTGTCGCAGCCAAGCTCAGGCCGGGTATCTCCTCGCTCGCCCTCCTGCTGGAGGTCGCGCACTACCGGGGCTTCGACCAGGCGGCCGTCGTCGTCTCGGTGTCGGCGCTGGCCGGGGCCACCCTCCCGCTGCGCGGCAGGCTGGTGGACCGCTACGGCTACCCGCTGGTGCTGGCTCCGGCGCTGGTGGCGTACCTGGTGACGCTGGCCGTCCTGGTGCTGAACGAGAGCACCCGCGGACCGTTCGCCGTCACCCTCGTCAGCGCGTTCCTCTCCGGGCTGTCGGCTCCCCCGATCCAGATCGTGACCCGGCTGATGTGGGGCACGCTGACCACGGGCACGCTCCGGACGACCGTCCTGTCGCTGGACGCCATGCTGACCGACGTGGGCTTCATCGTCGGTCCGACCATCGCGGCCTTCCTGGTGGTGGTCGTGGCGCCGTGGGCCGGTCTGGCCGCCTCCGCGCTGCTGTGCGCCTGCTCGACCCTGCTGCTGCTCTCCCGCAGACCGCCAAAGCCGCCGAAACGGGAGTCGTCCGAGAAGCGCCACTGGCTGGGCCCGCTGGGCAACCAGGTGCTGCGCCGGACGATGGCGGCGGCGGTCTCCTTCTTCCTCGGGGTCCGCGCCATCGAGCTGGCCTTCCCCGCCTGGGCGCAGCAGCACCACGCGCCGCTGATGAGCGGGGTGCTGCTGAGCTGCATGTCGGTGGGCAGCGTGGGCGGCGGGCTCATCCGGGGCGCCCTGCCGGAGCGTTGGTCTGCCAAGGCCACCCTGCCGGTGACGCTGGTCGTGCTGTGCCTGGGCACCCTGCTGGTGGCGGCGGCCAGCTTCAGCTGGACGGCGGTCCTGATCGCGGCTGCGGCGGTCATGGGCATCGCGCTGGGGCCCAGCTTCGTGGCCCTGTGGGTGATGGCGAGCGACCTGTCCCCGGCGGACATGTCCGCGGAGACCCTGTCGTGGATCAGTTCGTGCATGTCGCTGGGCGGGTCCGTCGGCGCGGCGGTCGGCAGTGTGGTCGCCGCGGCCGCCGGTCCGGCGTCGCTGCTGGTGGTCTCGGCCGTGGCCCTGGCCACCGCGTCCTGGCTGGCGCACCTGGCCATCGCGGCCAGGCCGGCGGCGGATCAGCTGCCGGGCGTCGACGTCCACCAGGCCGTGAAGGCGGGAGAGCCGTGA
- a CDS encoding phytanoyl-CoA dioxygenase family protein — MGNALSQGQVDFYRENGFCVAEGIFDAAVIEQARAVVDGLLSSADLASVAEAEPEDGSRARRIWAPTSRDKLFAGIAEDTRLLDAVEQLIGPDIVLQYSKLNVKPPRVGSVVEWHQDFAYYPHTNTDLVATLIYLDDATRENACLRVVPGSHRHGLFKHEADGHFVGKVASPADAGLDDATVTDCEGPAGSVVFIHPLLLHSSEKNLSDMYRRVFIPSYRAADALPIYYGPHAAHNEPTAKLVRGTTPRTVRSEPGQWQLPIAAAEFNSLYQVQEGSHLGNGTKTPTGYFAHETDTDTSTNAGTGASM; from the coding sequence ATGGGAAACGCCCTCAGCCAGGGGCAGGTCGATTTCTACCGCGAGAACGGGTTCTGTGTCGCCGAGGGGATTTTCGACGCCGCGGTGATCGAGCAGGCGCGAGCCGTTGTGGACGGCCTGCTCTCCTCCGCGGACCTGGCCAGTGTGGCCGAGGCCGAGCCGGAGGACGGCTCCCGGGCCCGCCGCATCTGGGCACCCACCTCACGGGACAAGCTCTTCGCCGGCATCGCCGAGGACACCCGACTCCTGGACGCCGTCGAGCAGCTGATCGGCCCCGACATCGTCCTGCAGTACTCCAAGCTCAACGTCAAACCCCCGCGCGTGGGCAGCGTCGTGGAATGGCACCAGGACTTCGCGTACTACCCGCACACCAACACCGACCTGGTCGCCACCCTCATCTACCTGGACGACGCCACCCGCGAGAACGCCTGCCTGCGCGTGGTCCCCGGCTCCCACCGGCACGGCCTGTTCAAGCACGAGGCCGACGGCCACTTCGTCGGCAAGGTCGCCTCCCCCGCCGACGCCGGACTGGACGACGCCACCGTCACCGACTGCGAGGGACCGGCAGGATCGGTGGTCTTCATCCACCCCCTGCTCCTGCACAGCTCGGAGAAGAACCTCTCGGACATGTACCGCCGCGTCTTCATCCCCTCCTACCGCGCGGCCGACGCCCTGCCCATCTACTACGGCCCGCACGCCGCCCACAACGAGCCCACCGCCAAACTCGTCCGCGGCACCACCCCCAGGACCGTCCGCAGCGAACCCGGCCAGTGGCAGCTCCCCATCGCCGCAGCCGAGTTCAACTCCCTCTACCAGGTCCAGGAAGGCTCCCACCTGGGCAACGGGACCAAGACCCCCACCGGCTACTTCGCCCACGAAACCGACACCGACACCAGCACCAACGCCGGTACCGGCGCCTCGATGTGA
- a CDS encoding cyclase family protein, whose protein sequence is MPRTVDLSRPLETGMPHARGVPAPEFKPTSTWAEHRMRVMRLDMPTHIGTHVDAPSHFVEDGATVDQLPLSALVGRAYCVQVLRDGPDAITAAELKAAVEESGAVLEPGDALLIRTGWDDRYTDPAYVDLHPYLAVDAAEWVVATGLRLVGMDTISPDLPMALRPEDFPYDVHRALLGGGLPILENLVLREVPDQWCTLFVGVLNVLGGDGAPARALAVLD, encoded by the coding sequence ATGCCACGTACCGTTGACCTCTCACGCCCGCTGGAAACGGGTATGCCGCACGCGCGCGGCGTCCCGGCCCCCGAGTTCAAGCCCACCAGCACCTGGGCGGAGCACCGGATGCGGGTCATGCGCCTGGACATGCCGACCCACATCGGCACCCATGTGGACGCCCCCTCGCACTTCGTCGAGGACGGCGCCACGGTCGACCAGCTGCCGCTGTCGGCGCTGGTCGGTCGGGCGTACTGCGTCCAGGTACTGCGGGACGGCCCCGACGCGATCACGGCGGCCGAGCTGAAGGCCGCCGTGGAGGAGTCCGGCGCCGTCCTGGAACCCGGTGACGCGCTGCTGATCCGCACCGGCTGGGACGACCGCTACACCGACCCGGCCTATGTGGACCTGCACCCGTACCTCGCGGTCGACGCCGCCGAATGGGTCGTGGCCACCGGACTGCGGCTGGTCGGCATGGACACCATCAGCCCGGACCTGCCGATGGCGCTGCGCCCGGAGGACTTCCCCTACGACGTGCACCGCGCGCTGCTGGGCGGCGGCCTGCCGATCCTGGAGAACCTGGTGCTGCGGGAGGTCCCGGACCAGTGGTGCACGCTGTTCGTGGGCGTGCTCAACGTCCTCGGCGGCGACGGCGCACCGGCCCGGGCGCTGGCCGTGCTGGACTGA
- a CDS encoding methylaspartate mutase subunit E, protein MGADAHSVGLTLLKHAITEAGHAVDFMGTQNNLDDFFRHAADADVVMISCMDGHLRHYLKQFPDLMLKYPDTDALWYAGGNLDVGSAERIRGEARRLGFRRVFPTYVDIPTVLAVLAEDLATRSPAVRGRPAVASWPPHPGTAPPDQRLTVEDVQRQRPEVLESWPTGARARDLADNAAFLLRQPSFAHAHLPRPRVERPFLVQPRSGVALAVQQRTAFVGLRRAGADVLSYQIDSLTRNNEYQKAGDAIAESRERGASTLNGFPMVNHGVDVLRQMISEVRTPLQTRHSTRDPRLLAEISSAGGVTGFEGGAITYNIPYFKEYAPAQSLRRWQYVDRLVGLYREKFGVVIDREFFGTLTAVLIPPSLAIVVNVIEAMLAAAQGVGSVSLGYAEQGNRSQDIAAIRVMRELGQKYLANLGYPGVQVNTVFHQHMAAFPQDRARATQLIVASASTGRLSGASRMIVKTPVEATTIPSVADNQEGLRLSRLGSIEADGIEVDEQTVREEATVLRAEVDQILESVLLAGGGSLTEGVVKAFALGYLDVPFSPSVYNRGEVLTARDVNGAVRYLNTGRLRFSADVIEFHRSRMSERRRTENPPVRSDWQLVERDVLRIPSGHYRQWPLDA, encoded by the coding sequence ATCGGCGCCGACGCTCATTCGGTCGGGCTCACTCTGCTGAAACACGCCATCACTGAGGCAGGCCATGCGGTCGACTTCATGGGCACGCAGAACAACCTCGACGACTTCTTCAGGCACGCGGCCGACGCGGACGTGGTGATGATCTCCTGCATGGACGGTCACCTGCGCCACTATCTGAAGCAATTCCCGGACCTGATGCTCAAGTACCCGGACACCGACGCGCTCTGGTACGCCGGTGGAAACCTCGACGTGGGCAGCGCCGAGCGGATCCGCGGCGAGGCCCGGCGCCTGGGGTTCCGGCGGGTCTTCCCGACGTACGTCGACATTCCCACCGTCCTCGCGGTCCTGGCCGAGGACCTGGCCACCAGGAGCCCGGCGGTCCGCGGCAGGCCCGCCGTCGCCTCCTGGCCGCCGCACCCGGGCACGGCGCCGCCGGACCAGCGGCTCACCGTGGAGGACGTGCAGCGGCAGCGGCCCGAGGTGCTGGAGTCCTGGCCGACCGGTGCCCGCGCAAGGGACTTGGCGGACAATGCGGCGTTCCTGCTCCGGCAGCCGTCGTTCGCGCACGCGCACCTGCCGCGCCCCCGGGTGGAGCGGCCGTTCCTGGTGCAGCCGCGCTCGGGCGTGGCGCTCGCCGTCCAGCAGCGCACGGCGTTCGTGGGCCTGCGCCGGGCCGGTGCGGACGTGCTGTCCTACCAGATCGACTCGCTCACCCGGAACAACGAGTACCAGAAGGCCGGCGACGCCATCGCGGAGAGCCGGGAGCGCGGCGCCTCCACGCTCAACGGGTTCCCCATGGTGAACCACGGGGTCGACGTCCTGCGGCAGATGATCTCCGAGGTGCGGACGCCGCTGCAGACCCGGCACAGCACCCGCGATCCCCGGCTGCTCGCCGAGATATCGAGCGCCGGCGGCGTCACCGGCTTCGAGGGCGGTGCGATCACCTACAACATCCCCTATTTCAAGGAATACGCGCCGGCCCAGTCGCTCCGGCGGTGGCAGTACGTCGACCGGCTGGTCGGCCTCTACCGCGAGAAGTTCGGCGTGGTCATCGACCGTGAATTCTTCGGTACGCTCACCGCCGTCCTGATCCCGCCGAGCCTGGCCATCGTGGTGAATGTGATCGAGGCCATGCTGGCGGCCGCCCAGGGCGTGGGCTCGGTTTCCCTCGGATATGCCGAACAGGGAAACCGCTCCCAGGACATCGCCGCCATCAGGGTCATGCGCGAACTGGGCCAGAAATACCTGGCCAACCTGGGATATCCCGGGGTCCAGGTCAACACCGTCTTCCACCAGCACATGGCGGCGTTCCCGCAGGACCGGGCGCGGGCGACGCAGCTGATCGTGGCCTCGGCCTCCACCGGCCGGCTGTCCGGGGCGTCCCGGATGATCGTCAAGACACCGGTCGAGGCCACCACCATCCCGTCGGTGGCCGACAACCAGGAGGGGCTGCGCCTGAGCCGGCTTGGCTCGATCGAGGCGGACGGTATCGAGGTGGACGAGCAGACGGTCCGTGAGGAGGCCACCGTCCTGCGGGCGGAGGTGGACCAGATCCTCGAGAGCGTCCTGCTGGCCGGCGGCGGAAGCCTCACGGAGGGCGTGGTGAAGGCATTCGCCCTCGGTTATCTGGACGTCCCCTTCTCGCCCAGCGTCTACAACCGCGGTGAGGTGCTGACAGCCCGGGACGTCAATGGCGCGGTGCGCTATCTGAACACCGGTCGGCTCAGGTTCAGCGCCGATGTCATCGAATTCCACCGGAGCCGGATGAGCGAACGCCGCAGGACCGAGAACCCGCCGGTGCGCAGCGATTGGCAGCTTGTCGAACGAGATGTGCTGCGCATACCATCGGGCCATTATCGGCAGTGGCCGCTCGATGCCTGA